In the genome of Podarcis raffonei isolate rPodRaf1 chromosome W, rPodRaf1.pri, whole genome shotgun sequence, one region contains:
- the LOC128406076 gene encoding E3 ubiquitin-protein ligase RNF4-like, whose translation MSSTSTECNATQHSNSKRGSRNTSARPPHTLDKMMVGTASEPCIPSASASASLPHSLNDRSMDVEVVDLTCETSEPLVVDLTQDDSLVLVGESGQQPDREFRPQPLSDSLVFSGGGGDDSRHTQSGALATRKLPREVGRREFARSSGTLSCGICIDSFAEIVQSGWLIVSTTCGHIFCSQCLSNFLRYANFCPICRRHLTPKEYHPIYM comes from the coding sequence ATGAGTTCAACAAGTACAGAATGTAATGCAACCCAGCACAGCAACAGCAAGAGGGGCAGCCGCAACACCTCCGCAAGACCTCCTCATACTCTGGACAAGATGATGGTGGGAACTGCTTCTGAACCCTGTATcccctccgcctccgcctccgcctccctgCCACACAGCCTTAATGATAGAAGTATGGATGTGGAAGTAGTTGACCTCACTTGCGAAACTTCAGAACCTCTAGTTGTTGATCTTACGCAAGACGATTCTCTTGTGCTTGTTGGAGAGAGTGGGCAGCAGCCCGATAGAGAGTTCAGACCTCAACCATTGTCTGACAGCCTCGTatttagtggtggtggtggtgatgatagcagacacacacagagtggtgCTCTTGCCACTAGAAAGCTCCCCAGAGAAGTGGGAAGGAGGGAATTTGCAAGATCCTCAGGCACTTTGAGTTGTGGAATTTGCATAGACAGCTTTGCAGAGATTGTGCAAAGCGGATGGCTTATAGTGTCAACAACATGTGGCCACATCTTCTGTAGTCAGTGCCTCAGCAATTTTCTTAGGTATGCTAACTTTTGCCCAATTTGTAGGAGGCATCTCACTCCAAAGGAGTATCATCCAATTTATATGTGA